In a genomic window of Zingiber officinale cultivar Zhangliang chromosome 9B, Zo_v1.1, whole genome shotgun sequence:
- the LOC122024158 gene encoding uncharacterized protein LOC122024158, with translation MVSGVVSGGTAPPPLLLPPFPRSSFPRPLPSAVSMAATSANRSARAHSSSPSPRSNPSDPPSLLVFSGGTAFNGVVEELKRLTTRVAHVLPVSDDGGSTAEIVRVLGGPAVGDIRSRCLRLSDESTAEALAVRRLLGHRLSRDASEAKLEWYQIVEGEHFLWNGVSRPYGETIRSFLAFFQYQILQRSSESFCFSNGSIGNFFFAGARIFFQSLDAAVFLFSRVSDIPNESLVLPVISTNDRLTLGCELWDGSIIRGQNEISHPTNGCMEPINKDCASISKLPSGIKRVFYMSSEGCNLLHEVFPAVNPTVLEQLGKVDCIVYAMGSLFTSICPSLVLNGIGEIIASRSIPKVLLLNGKHDRETTGLSASGFVTAITDALNRTYGDPGKSLKNGPFDYINALLVPQDGQIPIDLQCLAAQEIFRVVHVDCIHDPKVEAVFEPKSLMKALGDLIVEYEQTDLIMENDQAC, from the exons ATGGTCTCGGGCGTCGTTTCGGGAGGCACCGCTCCGCCGCCGTTGCTGCTGCCGCCCTTCCCACGCTCCTCCTTCCCTCGTCCTCTCCCCTCAGCCGTCTCCATGGCCGCCACCTCCGCTAATCGCAGCGCCCGCGCTCATTCCTCCTCCCCTTCGCCCAGATCTAACCCTAGCGATCCGCCTTCGTTGCTTGTTTTCTCAG GCGGCACTGCGTTCAACGGTGTTGTGGAAGAGCTGAAGCGGCTTACAACCAGAGTGGCTCATGTTCTTCCTGTATCTGACGACGGTGGGAGTACGGCCGAGATTGTCCGCGTGCTCG GAGGACCAGCTGTTGGGGATATAAGGTCAAGATGTTTGAGACTGTCTGATGAAAGCACTGCTGAGGCACTTGCAGTTCGACGATTACTTGGTCATCGCTTGTCTCGTGATGCATCGGAAGCTAAGTTAGAATG GTATCAGATTGTTGAAGGAGAACATTTTCTATGGAACGGTGTGTCACGACCTTATGGGGAAACAATTCGTTCGTTCCTAGCTTTTTTCCAATATCAG ATCCTCCAAAGGTCCAGTGAGTCATTTTGCTTTAGTAATGGAAG CATTGGAAATTTCTTCTTTGCTGGAGCGCGTATATTTTTTCAGTCATTAGATGCAGCTGTGTTTTTGTTTTCACGTGTCTCAGATATTCCAAATGAAAGTCTGGTTCTTCCTGTGATTTCTACCAATGACAGATTAACATTGGGATGTGAATTATGG GATGGAAGTATTATACGTGGTCAAAACGAAATTTCACACCCAACTAATGGATGCATGGAACCTATTAACAAG GATTGTGCTTCAATCTCAAAACTGCCTTCTGGAATTAAACGAGTCTTCTACATGTCAAGTGAAGGTTGCAATTTGTTGCATGAG GTTTTCCCTGCAGTTAATCCTACTGTTCTGGAGCAGTTGGGGAAAGTAGATTGCATTGTTTATGCTATGGGCTCGCTTTTTACCTCTATTTGCCCTTCATTG GTTTTAAACGGGATTGGTGAAATTATTGCCTCAAGATCTATTCCCAAG GTGCTTTTGTTGAATGGTAAGCATGATAGGGAAACTACTGGCTTGTCAGCATCTGGCTTTGTGACGGCAATTACGGATGCTCTAAATCGAACATATGGAGATCCtggaaaaagtttaaaaaatggT CCATTTGACTATATCAATGCTCTCTTGGTTCCTCAAGATGGTCAAATCCCAATAGATCTTCAATGTTTGGCTGCTCAAGAGATCTTTCGGGTG GTCCATGTGGATTGTATACATGATCCCAAGGTGGAAGCAGTATTCGAGCCCAAATCGCTGATGAAAGCGCTTGGCGATCTGATAGTAGAATACGAACAAACCGATCTCATCATGGAGAACGACCAGGCATGTTGA
- the LOC122024987 gene encoding malate dehydrogenase, mitochondrial-like isoform X1 translates to MRSFLVRSAESALRRGGNGPSARRLFSSLSAPDRKVAVLGAAGGIGQPLALLMKLNPLVSSLALYDIAGTPGVAADVSHINTRAKVAGYAGEEQLGEALEGSDVVIIPAGVPRKPGMTRDDLFNINAGIVKSLCTAIAKYCPNAVVNMISNPVNSTVPIASEVFKKAGTYDERKLFGVTTLDVVRAKTFYAGKANIPAADVNVPVVGGHAGITILPLFSQATPASNDLSHEDIKALTKRTQDGGTEVVEAKAGKGSATLSMAYAGAIFADACLKGLNGTPDIVECSFVQSTITELPFFASKVRLGKNGVEEVLGLGPLSDYEKEGFENLKPELKASIEKGIKFANQN, encoded by the exons ATGAGGAGCTTCTTGGTCAGATCCGCCGAATCCGCGCTCCGACGCGGCGGCAACGGCCCCTCCGCCCGCCGCCTCTTCTCCTCCCTCTCCGCCCCCGATCGTAAGGTCGCCGTCCTTGGTGCCGCCGGCGGGATCGGCCAGCCCCTCGCCCTCCTCATGAAGCTCAACCCCCTCGTCTCCAGCCTCGCCCTCTACGATATCGCCGGCACCCCCGGCGTCGCCGCCGATGTCAGCCACATCAACACTCGCGCCAAG GTGGCCGGCTATGCTGGCGAGGAGCAGCTAGGCGAGGCGCTCGAGGGCTCCGATGTTGTGATCATCCCCGCTGGCGTGCCACGGAAACCCGGCATGACTCGTGACGATCTCTTCAACATCAACGCTGGCATCGTTAAGTCCCTATGCACCGCCATCGCCAAGTACTGCCCTAAC GCTGTTGTTAATATGATCAGCAACCCAGTGAACTCTACTGTGCCAATTGCATCTGAGGTGTTCAAGAAGGCAGGAACATACGATGAGAGAAAGTTGTTCGGTGTCACTACCCTGGATGTAGTCAGAGCCAAAACCTTCTATGCTGGGAAAGCTAATATTCCTGCAGCTG ATGTTAATGTTCCCGTTGTTGGTGGGCATGCTGGCATAACCATCTTGCCCCTGTTCTCCCAG GCAACTCCTGCTAGTAATGATTTGTCTCATGAGGATATCAAGGCTCTCACCAAGAGGACCCAGGATGGTGGGACGGAGGTTGTGGAAGCAAAGGCTGGAAAAGGCTCCGCAACCTTGTCAATGGC ATATGCAGGAGCAATTTTTGCAGATGCATGTTTGAAAGGTCTTAATGGCACTCCTGACATTGTTGAGTGTTCATTTGTGCAATCAACCATTACAGAGTTGCCATTTTTTGCATCTAAG GTGAGGTTGGGAAAGAACGGAGTGGAAGAAGTTCTCGGACTAGGTCCTCTGTCTGACTACGAGAAAGAGGGCTTCGAAAATCTTAAGCCAGAACTGAAAGCCTCGATAGAAAAGGGTATCAAGTTCGCTAACCAAAATTAA
- the LOC122024987 gene encoding malate dehydrogenase, mitochondrial-like isoform X2, whose product MRSFLVRSAESALRRGGNGPSARRLFSSLSAPDRKVAVLGAAGGIGQPLALLMKLNPLVSSLALYDIAGTPGVAADVSHINTRAKVAGYAGEEQLGEALEGSDVVIIPAGVPRKPGMTRDDLFNINAGIVKSLCTAIAKYCPNAVVNMISNPVNSTVPIASEVFKKAGTYDERKLFGVTTLDVVRAKTFYAGKANIPAADVNVPVVGGHAGITILPLFSQATPASNDLSHEDIKALTKRTQDGGTEVVEAKAGKGSATLSMAYAGAIFADACLKGLNGTPDIVECSFVQSTITELPFFASKVSEVGKERSGRSSRTRSSV is encoded by the exons ATGAGGAGCTTCTTGGTCAGATCCGCCGAATCCGCGCTCCGACGCGGCGGCAACGGCCCCTCCGCCCGCCGCCTCTTCTCCTCCCTCTCCGCCCCCGATCGTAAGGTCGCCGTCCTTGGTGCCGCCGGCGGGATCGGCCAGCCCCTCGCCCTCCTCATGAAGCTCAACCCCCTCGTCTCCAGCCTCGCCCTCTACGATATCGCCGGCACCCCCGGCGTCGCCGCCGATGTCAGCCACATCAACACTCGCGCCAAG GTGGCCGGCTATGCTGGCGAGGAGCAGCTAGGCGAGGCGCTCGAGGGCTCCGATGTTGTGATCATCCCCGCTGGCGTGCCACGGAAACCCGGCATGACTCGTGACGATCTCTTCAACATCAACGCTGGCATCGTTAAGTCCCTATGCACCGCCATCGCCAAGTACTGCCCTAAC GCTGTTGTTAATATGATCAGCAACCCAGTGAACTCTACTGTGCCAATTGCATCTGAGGTGTTCAAGAAGGCAGGAACATACGATGAGAGAAAGTTGTTCGGTGTCACTACCCTGGATGTAGTCAGAGCCAAAACCTTCTATGCTGGGAAAGCTAATATTCCTGCAGCTG ATGTTAATGTTCCCGTTGTTGGTGGGCATGCTGGCATAACCATCTTGCCCCTGTTCTCCCAG GCAACTCCTGCTAGTAATGATTTGTCTCATGAGGATATCAAGGCTCTCACCAAGAGGACCCAGGATGGTGGGACGGAGGTTGTGGAAGCAAAGGCTGGAAAAGGCTCCGCAACCTTGTCAATGGC ATATGCAGGAGCAATTTTTGCAGATGCATGTTTGAAAGGTCTTAATGGCACTCCTGACATTGTTGAGTGTTCATTTGTGCAATCAACCATTACAGAGTTGCCATTTTTTGCATCTAAGGTTA GTGAGGTTGGGAAAGAACGGAGTGGAAGAAGTTCTCGGACTAGGTCCTCTGTCTGA